From one Flavobacterium sp. N502536 genomic stretch:
- a CDS encoding type III pantothenate kinase, with translation MILTVDVGNTRIKAAVFEGGSVLENFIFEKNELEKKIKKILEKYQKCSDLVVASVGNIEKQSFLTFEKQLNVHFLTHEDVFPFTNKYATPKTLGIDRMVLAAGATLKFPGQNRLVIDAGTCITYDFIDEKDNYLGGAISPGLRLRYESLHNYTARLPLLTLESPDSIIGDSTKQAIHSGVVNGFVYEIDGFIDEYRANFSNFIIILTGGDADFLAKRLKNTIFANSNFLLESLNQTFQYKIDND, from the coding sequence ATGATTTTAACGGTTGACGTCGGAAATACCAGAATTAAAGCTGCTGTATTTGAGGGAGGTAGTGTTCTTGAAAATTTTATTTTTGAGAAAAATGAGCTTGAAAAAAAAATTAAAAAAATTTTAGAAAAATATCAAAAATGCTCTGATTTGGTTGTGGCATCGGTCGGAAATATCGAAAAACAATCTTTTTTGACTTTCGAAAAACAGTTAAACGTTCATTTTTTAACTCATGAGGATGTTTTTCCCTTCACCAATAAATATGCGACTCCAAAAACATTAGGAATAGACCGCATGGTTTTGGCTGCCGGGGCTACTTTAAAGTTTCCCGGACAAAACAGATTGGTCATTGATGCCGGAACCTGTATTACCTACGATTTTATCGACGAAAAGGATAATTATTTGGGAGGAGCGATTTCTCCGGGGCTGAGATTACGGTACGAATCTTTGCACAACTATACGGCCAGACTGCCTTTGCTCACTTTGGAGTCGCCGGATTCGATTATCGGAGATTCCACAAAGCAGGCGATTCATTCCGGAGTAGTCAATGGTTTCGTCTATGAGATTGATGGTTTTATCGATGAATATCGCGCAAACTTTTCAAATTTTATAATAATTTTAACGGGAGGTGATGCAGATTTTTTGGCTAAACGATTAAAAAATACCATATTTGCCAATTCAAATTTCCTTTTGGAGAGTTTGAACCAAACATTTCAATATAAAATCGACAATGATTAA
- the lptC gene encoding LPS export ABC transporter periplasmic protein LptC produces the protein MNLSKRYIIAAVTVFTVTLFFGCESNFKEVQKINFSEFVPGSDADSVDIKYTDSGRITGVLKSRKMLDYSNLDFPFTEFPKGIDVTLYDKNQKRTFIRSNYAVSYKPTGIIDLQGKVRITSEEGQMLETEQLYFDQTNEWFYTERKFKLTDAKGASNGQGIDFSKDFKVINSQRVSGEIESNE, from the coding sequence ATGAATTTATCAAAGAGATATATAATAGCGGCTGTCACAGTTTTTACTGTGACACTGTTTTTTGGGTGCGAAAGTAATTTTAAAGAAGTTCAGAAAATTAACTTCTCAGAGTTCGTTCCCGGAAGTGATGCCGATAGCGTTGACATAAAATATACAGATTCCGGACGTATTACAGGAGTTTTGAAAAGTCGTAAAATGTTGGACTATTCCAATCTTGACTTTCCGTTTACCGAATTTCCAAAAGGAATCGATGTTACCTTATACGATAAAAATCAAAAACGTACCTTTATCAGATCTAATTATGCGGTTTCGTACAAGCCTACCGGTATAATTGATTTGCAGGGAAAAGTAAGAATCACTTCCGAAGAAGGGCAGATGCTGGAAACAGAACAGCTGTACTTCGATCAGACTAACGAGTGGTTTTATACCGAAAGAAAATTTAAACTTACCGATGCAAAAGGAGCCTCAAACGGGCAGGGGATCGATTTTAGTAAGGACTTTAAAGTGATTAATTCGCAACGTGTTAGCGGCGAAATAGAATCAAACGAATAA
- a CDS encoding hemolysin family protein, translating to MEIGIIILCLILSAFFSGMEIAFISSNKIYLEIEKKQDNFASQILTKLTENPSKFIAAMLIGNNVALVVYGFYMGDLILKFIITGGFHFSNLTSLLVQTVASTFIVLITAEFFPKVFFQIYANSLIKIFAIPAYLFYRLFYYFSTFFIWISDFVLRKFFKTEGDQIQLYFSKIELGNYIAEQMNSVEDDAEVDSEIQIFQNALEFSGVKARDIMTPRTEIVDIDLFDSVADLKALFIETGYSKIVVSQNSLDDIVGYVHSFDLFKKPKTIKSVLMTVEFVPETILIKDALDLLIKKRKNVAVVLDEYGGTSGIITIEDIVEELFGEIEDEHDLDEELIEQELGEGKYLFSTRLDVEYLNETYKLTIPEEDSYGTLGGFIVNSTKEIPQKGEEIVIGNYHFVIEEATNKKIELVKLTIKE from the coding sequence ATGGAAATTGGTATTATAATACTATGTTTAATACTGTCAGCCTTTTTTTCAGGAATGGAAATAGCTTTTATTTCCTCGAATAAGATTTATCTTGAGATCGAAAAAAAACAAGATAATTTTGCTTCACAAATTCTAACGAAACTTACCGAAAATCCTTCAAAGTTTATCGCTGCAATGCTTATTGGTAACAATGTGGCTTTGGTTGTCTATGGATTTTACATGGGAGATTTGATTCTGAAGTTTATCATTACCGGAGGATTTCATTTTTCAAATTTGACGAGTCTGTTGGTTCAGACGGTTGCTTCGACTTTTATTGTTTTGATAACGGCAGAATTTTTTCCGAAAGTATTTTTTCAGATATATGCCAATTCCTTAATCAAGATTTTTGCCATTCCGGCCTATTTGTTTTACCGACTGTTTTATTATTTTTCTACTTTTTTCATCTGGATTTCAGACTTTGTGTTGCGAAAGTTTTTCAAAACAGAAGGAGATCAGATACAGTTGTATTTTAGTAAAATTGAACTGGGGAATTATATTGCAGAACAGATGAATTCTGTTGAAGATGATGCCGAAGTAGATTCGGAAATTCAGATTTTTCAAAATGCATTGGAATTTTCAGGGGTGAAAGCCCGTGATATCATGACACCGCGTACAGAAATTGTCGATATTGATTTGTTTGACAGTGTTGCAGATCTTAAAGCATTGTTTATAGAAACAGGGTATTCCAAAATCGTAGTCAGTCAAAACTCGCTGGATGATATCGTCGGTTATGTACACTCGTTTGATTTGTTTAAAAAGCCGAAAACTATAAAATCGGTTTTAATGACCGTTGAATTTGTTCCTGAAACCATTTTAATCAAAGATGCGCTGGATTTATTGATCAAAAAGCGAAAAAATGTAGCCGTTGTTTTGGATGAATATGGCGGAACTTCAGGGATTATCACCATAGAAGATATCGTCGAAGAGCTTTTTGGTGAGATCGAAGACGAGCACGATTTAGACGAGGAACTGATTGAACAGGAATTGGGGGAAGGTAAGTATTTGTTTTCGACAAGATTAGATGTAGAATATCTCAATGAAACCTATAAACTAACGATTCCTGAGGAGGATTCTTACGGAACTTTGGGTGGGTTTATTGTCAATTCGACCAAAGAAATCCCTCAAAAAGGAGAGGAAATCGTGATTGGGAACTATCATTTTGTGATCGAAGAAGCTACAAATAAGAAAATTGAATTGGTCAAATTGACAATAAAAGAGTGA
- a CDS encoding peptidylprolyl isomerase, which translates to MAVLAKIRQRSALLIGVIALALFAFIIQDLFTRGTFGQSSKDVGSIDGKDISFEDFRVKVSNVEKSGQGITSTEAANRVWDQEVSIALLSAQFDKLGLRVGEKHLLEVLKADPNIGKNPMFLNAAGIFDVAKFKEYFKTNPEAAQFISQKEKDAELNAKFQIYNTLVKAGLYTTVSEGKLKYEMEANKVNFAYAAALYSSIKDSEVKISDSEIVDYMKKNEKKFKADATREIQYVLVEDKASKEDEAEIKAKITALLNGRVEYNAKTGKNDTLPGFKNATNIAEFVNSNSDVPYDSTYVPKNALPAVDADKLFSLPAGAIYGPYVFGRYYAISKSLGFKAGVNAKASHILIGYEGSQTPNAKEKRTKEEAKAKAEEILAQVQANPDSFMMLAFTSSDDSSAQQGGDLGYFGPNQMVKPFNDFVFSNGIGKVGLVETPFGFHIIKITDKQDGIRLATIAQKIEPSEATSDKVFTLATKFEMDAADKDFNATAKQLGLKVAAPVTAKAMDEAFGPLGNQRNIIRWAFDKETNTGDVKRFELANIGHVIAQYKSENKSGLVSVTLARPYVESILKNKKKAELLKAKMTGSSLEAVAKSAGVAVQQAANVTMDNPVLPGGVGQEPKVVGNAFALAANKISAPIEGNTGVYVVKNISTVKAPAAANHAEYVAKVKAQSASDASRILPALKNNAKIEDNRLQFNY; encoded by the coding sequence ATGGCAGTTTTAGCAAAAATTAGACAGCGTTCCGCTTTATTGATAGGAGTTATTGCACTTGCATTATTTGCATTTATAATACAAGATCTATTCACAAGAGGAACATTTGGTCAAAGTTCAAAAGATGTGGGAAGCATCGATGGAAAAGATATTTCATTTGAAGACTTTAGAGTTAAAGTTAGTAATGTTGAAAAAAGTGGTCAAGGAATTACTTCCACTGAAGCTGCAAACAGAGTTTGGGACCAAGAGGTTTCAATCGCATTATTATCAGCACAGTTTGATAAATTAGGATTAAGAGTAGGTGAAAAACACTTACTTGAAGTTTTAAAAGCAGATCCGAATATTGGTAAAAACCCAATGTTTTTAAATGCAGCTGGTATTTTTGATGTAGCTAAATTTAAAGAATACTTTAAAACAAATCCTGAAGCAGCACAATTCATTTCTCAAAAAGAAAAAGATGCTGAACTAAATGCTAAATTCCAAATCTACAATACATTAGTAAAAGCAGGACTTTACACTACAGTTAGCGAAGGAAAATTAAAGTATGAAATGGAAGCAAACAAAGTGAACTTTGCTTACGCTGCTGCTTTATATTCTTCAATTAAAGATAGTGAAGTAAAAATTTCTGATTCAGAAATCGTAGACTATATGAAGAAAAACGAGAAGAAATTCAAAGCGGATGCGACTCGTGAAATTCAATACGTTTTAGTAGAAGATAAAGCTTCAAAAGAAGACGAAGCTGAAATTAAAGCTAAAATCACTGCGTTATTAAACGGAAGAGTAGAGTACAATGCTAAAACAGGTAAAAACGATACTTTGCCAGGTTTTAAAAATGCTACTAACATTGCTGAATTTGTAAACTCAAACTCTGATGTTCCTTACGATTCAACTTATGTACCTAAAAATGCTTTACCAGCAGTAGATGCTGATAAATTATTCAGCTTACCAGCTGGAGCAATTTACGGACCATATGTTTTCGGAAGATACTATGCTATTTCTAAATCTTTAGGATTTAAAGCAGGAGTAAATGCAAAAGCAAGCCATATCTTAATCGGATACGAAGGATCTCAAACTCCAAACGCAAAAGAAAAAAGAACAAAAGAAGAGGCTAAAGCTAAAGCAGAAGAAATTCTTGCTCAGGTTCAGGCAAACCCTGATAGTTTCATGATGTTGGCTTTCACAAGTTCAGATGATTCATCTGCACAACAAGGTGGAGACTTAGGATATTTTGGTCCAAACCAAATGGTGAAACCATTCAATGATTTTGTATTCAGTAACGGAATTGGTAAAGTTGGTTTAGTAGAAACTCCTTTCGGATTTCACATTATCAAAATTACAGACAAACAAGACGGAATTCGTTTAGCTACTATCGCTCAAAAAATTGAGCCATCTGAAGCTACTTCTGATAAAGTATTTACATTGGCAACTAAATTTGAAATGGATGCTGCCGATAAAGATTTCAATGCTACAGCAAAACAATTAGGATTAAAAGTTGCTGCTCCTGTAACAGCTAAAGCTATGGATGAAGCGTTTGGTCCGTTAGGAAACCAACGTAACATCATCAGATGGGCATTTGACAAAGAAACGAATACTGGAGATGTTAAGCGTTTTGAATTGGCTAATATCGGTCACGTAATTGCACAATACAAAAGCGAAAACAAATCAGGTTTAGTATCTGTAACATTGGCAAGACCTTATGTTGAGTCAATCTTGAAAAACAAGAAAAAAGCAGAACTTTTAAAAGCTAAAATGACAGGTTCATCACTAGAAGCAGTTGCTAAAAGTGCTGGTGTAGCTGTTCAGCAAGCGGCTAATGTTACTATGGACAATCCGGTATTACCTGGAGGAGTAGGACAAGAGCCAAAAGTAGTGGGTAATGCATTCGCATTAGCTGCAAACAAAATTTCAGCTCCAATTGAAGGTAACACAGGTGTATATGTAGTGAAAAACATCAGTACAGTTAAAGCTCCTGCAGCGGCTAACCATGCAGAGTATGTTGCTAAAGTGAAAGCACAAAGCGCATCTGATGCAAGCAGAATTTTACCAGCGTTGAAAAACAATGCTAAAATTGAAGACAATAGATTACAGTTTAACTACTAG
- a CDS encoding GYDIA family GHMP kinase: MKTTFYSNGKLLISGEYLVLDGADAFALPTKFGQDLVVENGSNREINWKSYDFDGQLWFEDTLTFSEIIDNPTSEPETVKTTLIQILHEAYRLNPDFLENTNGYNISTHLSFPKNWGLGTSSTLLNNVAQWTKVNAFTLLKNSFGGSGYDIACAQNDTPIVYQIENNTVKPVSFHPDFTQNIHFVYLNKKQNSKAAIQAYYNNKNQNLAQNITENNKITAAILNAKTVKEFAFAVEKHEIHLSDILEMQTIKEIAFPDFDGVVKSLGAWGGDFVMVISKEEPRSYFASKGYETILSYDEMILQK; encoded by the coding sequence ATGAAAACAACCTTTTACAGTAACGGAAAGTTGCTTATTTCCGGAGAATATCTTGTTTTAGATGGCGCCGATGCTTTTGCCTTGCCAACCAAATTTGGCCAGGATCTGGTGGTTGAAAATGGTTCAAACCGCGAAATCAATTGGAAAAGTTATGATTTTGACGGACAGCTTTGGTTTGAAGATACGCTCACATTTTCGGAAATTATCGACAATCCTACATCAGAACCCGAAACTGTAAAAACGACCTTGATTCAAATTCTGCACGAAGCCTACCGTTTAAATCCGGATTTTCTCGAAAATACTAACGGTTACAACATCAGCACCCATCTTAGCTTCCCTAAAAACTGGGGATTAGGTACTTCGTCAACCTTGCTTAACAATGTGGCACAATGGACTAAAGTTAATGCGTTTACTTTGTTAAAAAACAGTTTCGGAGGCAGCGGTTATGACATTGCCTGTGCGCAAAATGACACGCCAATCGTTTACCAAATTGAAAATAACACGGTAAAACCAGTCTCTTTTCATCCGGATTTTACCCAAAATATTCATTTTGTTTATCTGAATAAAAAACAAAATAGTAAAGCAGCAATACAAGCTTATTACAACAATAAAAATCAAAACTTAGCGCAAAATATCACCGAAAACAACAAAATTACGGCTGCAATTCTGAATGCTAAAACGGTAAAAGAGTTTGCTTTTGCCGTCGAAAAACATGAGATTCACCTGAGCGATATTCTCGAAATGCAAACCATTAAAGAGATTGCTTTTCCTGATTTCGATGGTGTTGTAAAGAGTCTTGGAGCCTGGGGCGGTGACTTTGTGATGGTGATATCAAAAGAAGAACCGCGATCGTATTTTGCTTCAAAAGGGTACGAAACGATCCTGAGTTATGACGAAATGATTTTACAAAAATAA
- a CDS encoding hydroxymethylglutaryl-CoA reductase, degradative — MNNAVAGFSKLSKKEKINWIANTYFSSPEEALTIIRNYWNSDEKLQQLHDEFIENTITNLYIPLGVAPNFLINGKYKTIPMAIEESSVVAAASKAAKYWSTRGGFKATVIATEKIGQVHFIFNGDAEKLESFFNQIKPKLFSDTQSITKNMQQRGGGILDIKLKDKRSLLENYFQLHATFETKDSMGANFINSCLEQFATTLKDEFHQSDLFSEEETLKVVMSILSNYVPNCIVKAEVSCPVADLTEKHISNPQEFAERFVQAVQIAEVEPFRAVTHNKGIMNGIDAVILATGNDFRAVEAGVHAYASKNGQYSSLSHAKIEDGIFTFWLEIPLALGTVGGLTSLHPLVKLCFDILEKPSAKELMEVVAVAGLAQNFAALRSLTTTGIQEGHMKMHLNNIINQFEATEEERHLIKSHFKKNAVSHSAVVEFIENLRTK, encoded by the coding sequence ATGAACAACGCTGTTGCCGGATTTTCGAAATTATCCAAAAAAGAAAAAATAAACTGGATTGCCAATACCTATTTTTCAAGCCCTGAAGAGGCCCTGACGATTATAAGAAATTACTGGAATTCAGACGAAAAGCTACAACAATTGCACGATGAATTCATTGAAAATACGATTACCAATCTCTACATCCCGCTTGGAGTCGCGCCTAACTTCCTGATCAACGGAAAATACAAAACGATTCCGATGGCAATTGAGGAAAGTTCAGTCGTTGCCGCGGCATCAAAAGCAGCCAAATACTGGTCGACAAGAGGCGGCTTTAAAGCAACTGTAATCGCTACAGAAAAAATCGGGCAGGTACACTTTATCTTTAACGGAGATGCTGAAAAACTGGAATCGTTTTTTAACCAGATTAAACCTAAATTATTTTCCGACACTCAAAGCATTACCAAAAATATGCAGCAACGCGGTGGCGGAATTTTAGATATAAAACTAAAAGACAAAAGAAGTCTTCTTGAAAATTACTTTCAGCTTCATGCTACTTTTGAAACCAAAGACAGCATGGGAGCCAATTTTATCAATTCATGTCTGGAGCAGTTTGCCACTACCTTAAAAGACGAATTTCACCAGTCTGATTTGTTTTCAGAAGAGGAAACTTTAAAAGTAGTGATGAGCATTTTGTCTAATTATGTACCAAATTGCATTGTTAAGGCAGAAGTTTCCTGTCCTGTTGCCGATTTAACAGAAAAGCACATCTCAAATCCGCAGGAGTTTGCCGAGCGTTTTGTACAAGCGGTTCAGATTGCCGAAGTAGAGCCTTTTAGGGCTGTAACACACAATAAAGGAATTATGAACGGAATTGACGCCGTAATTCTTGCCACCGGAAATGACTTCAGAGCAGTTGAAGCGGGAGTCCATGCTTATGCTTCCAAAAACGGTCAATATTCAAGTTTATCTCACGCTAAAATCGAAGACGGAATTTTTACTTTCTGGCTTGAAATTCCTTTAGCTCTGGGAACTGTAGGTGGATTAACCTCTTTGCACCCACTGGTAAAACTATGTTTTGACATACTCGAAAAGCCTTCTGCAAAAGAATTAATGGAGGTTGTAGCCGTTGCTGGTCTTGCCCAAAACTTTGCTGCCTTACGTTCGCTTACCACTACAGGAATTCAGGAAGGACATATGAAAATGCACCTGAATAACATTATCAATCAATTTGAAGCGACTGAAGAAGAACGTCATCTTATTAAATCTCATTTTAAGAAAAATGCCGTTTCGCACAGTGCTGTGGTGGAATTTATTGAAAACCTAAGAACAAAGTAA